One part of the Dyadobacter sp. 676 genome encodes these proteins:
- a CDS encoding AraC family transcriptional regulator: protein MEDSKGIYAEERIAVPDEFANVFSYFYTARNDSAHPVHKTLIPSFQTIIAFNFGSPARVRFGDNALWVEQCIVLGPLKRPIEYILPPDTHLLVVNFRDDAFYRFFGPVMFSEMIARHPDELLEKSCFSELWLRLKNESPHRRPGLILDFCRPYLRPRDAAFECITEARPDYVRMNAIRTIAQETGQSERNVQLNHKKYLGYTAKERSRYQKFLNALRMSQGISGKADWHQIAEASGYYDQSQLIHDFRHFMNVSPGQYLKFQAGICQTAS, encoded by the coding sequence ATGGAGGATAGTAAAGGAATTTATGCGGAGGAGCGGATCGCTGTTCCAGATGAGTTTGCCAACGTTTTTTCCTATTTCTACACAGCCCGGAACGACAGCGCACACCCTGTTCACAAAACACTGATACCCAGTTTTCAGACCATCATCGCGTTCAACTTCGGATCGCCCGCCAGGGTACGGTTCGGGGATAATGCGCTTTGGGTAGAGCAGTGCATTGTCCTGGGGCCGCTCAAACGGCCCATTGAATATATTTTGCCGCCGGATACCCATTTGCTGGTCGTTAATTTCAGGGACGACGCCTTTTATCGTTTTTTCGGACCGGTTATGTTTTCGGAAATGATTGCCCGGCATCCCGACGAACTCCTGGAAAAAAGCTGCTTTTCGGAGCTTTGGCTGCGGCTTAAAAACGAATCCCCTCACAGGCGGCCAGGGCTGATCCTGGATTTTTGCAGGCCGTACCTTCGCCCGAGGGACGCCGCGTTCGAATGCATAACGGAAGCCCGGCCCGACTATGTCCGGATGAACGCAATCAGGACCATTGCACAGGAGACGGGACAAAGCGAACGCAACGTGCAGCTAAACCACAAAAAATACCTGGGTTACACAGCGAAGGAAAGAAGCCGGTATCAAAAGTTTCTGAATGCCCTGCGCATGTCGCAAGGGATTAGCGGCAAGGCGGATTGGCACCAGATCGCCGAAGCGAGCGGATATTACGACCAAAGCCAGCTGATCCACGACTTCCGGCATTTTATGAACGTTAGTCCCGGACAATACCTGAAATTTCAGGCCGGGATCTGCCAGACAGCCTCCTAG
- a CDS encoding two-component regulator propeller domain-containing protein has product MHPFYKAPFLLVLCLFTLPHISAGQKAPNQQASVPGYDVRHFTDENGLPQNSVKSIARDERGNVWLATERGLVRFDGNRFVSFDKLGDSYAARSISGFYLDPENGRDDLLAMTNNEVWVRVVGGKAAIDTSLKGYPLRRSANIPKIRKLHLIEALPDLNEDALTHYRHEIAALYPAPGARHFAYDEQDVGYYVNNKMTKLFHFPGMSFFRFFRLGDDLYYLHENLSLTRFPGPGGGSRPRESILSGAISEDLKLTSGHRIFWNNCSNQAFVSAGRRLYELQPAGDGSLRSTLILDGFDFQAAGIKTIHLNRETGRLFLGSQLHGLYVLSKKQFRTISAPRASLDNVYYGQALLDNNKIITVNGTVFSLDENGSVTSHLKLMEKSVDWDKYSILKDRAGTIWCKRRETLFRFDGDGEHIISTWKIPDEIKQLYEGRDGRIWIGTNATGLYYIDPSQPGVQPRYFAGKHLSNISWIQHQTAEILWIGTGKGLYKIHLRTKRITCITGLASFYIRSLYIPDGRDEIWITTYANGLFLLKGNKLTQFPVDKEQYLASAHCMTEDKNGFFWITTNKGLFQIKRSDLLAYARKPFDLYYHYYSKTAGFNTNEFNGGCQPCALRAPGGHRVSPVDRRPRVVRAGTDATGAPRRADFHRQFGRRR; this is encoded by the coding sequence ATGCATCCATTTTACAAGGCCCCTTTTCTATTGGTTCTTTGCTTATTTACCCTCCCTCATATTTCAGCCGGCCAAAAAGCGCCGAACCAGCAAGCCTCCGTTCCGGGTTACGATGTCAGGCATTTCACGGACGAAAATGGCCTGCCGCAAAACAGCGTCAAATCGATTGCCCGGGACGAGCGCGGGAACGTCTGGCTGGCTACGGAAAGGGGCCTGGTGCGTTTCGACGGAAACCGTTTTGTCAGTTTCGACAAGCTGGGCGACTCTTATGCCGCCCGAAGTATCTCCGGTTTCTACCTCGATCCGGAAAACGGTCGGGACGATCTGCTTGCGATGACCAACAACGAGGTCTGGGTCCGGGTGGTCGGAGGCAAAGCGGCTATCGACACTTCCCTGAAAGGTTATCCCCTGCGCAGGTCGGCCAATATTCCAAAAATCCGCAAGCTGCATCTGATCGAAGCACTGCCGGACCTTAACGAGGATGCGTTGACGCACTATCGCCACGAAATTGCGGCGTTATACCCGGCGCCCGGAGCAAGGCATTTCGCGTATGACGAGCAAGACGTCGGCTACTATGTGAACAATAAAATGACGAAGCTCTTTCATTTTCCCGGCATGAGCTTTTTCCGCTTTTTCCGTTTGGGCGACGACCTGTATTACCTGCACGAAAATTTAAGCCTGACCCGTTTTCCGGGTCCGGGAGGCGGCTCGCGTCCGCGGGAATCAATACTTTCCGGTGCCATTTCGGAAGATTTGAAATTAACATCCGGACATCGGATTTTCTGGAATAACTGCTCCAACCAGGCCTTCGTATCCGCAGGCAGGCGTCTGTACGAGCTGCAACCCGCCGGGGACGGATCGCTTCGGAGCACCCTGATCCTCGACGGATTCGACTTTCAGGCCGCAGGCATTAAAACCATTCACCTGAACAGGGAGACCGGCCGGTTGTTCCTCGGAAGCCAGCTCCATGGTCTCTATGTTCTCAGCAAAAAGCAGTTTCGAACGATAAGTGCCCCGCGTGCAAGTCTGGACAACGTGTATTATGGTCAGGCGCTTCTCGACAATAACAAAATTATCACCGTTAACGGCACCGTTTTCTCACTCGATGAAAACGGTTCGGTGACTTCGCATTTGAAATTAATGGAAAAATCCGTCGACTGGGACAAGTACAGCATCCTGAAAGACCGTGCGGGAACGATATGGTGTAAACGACGGGAAACGTTGTTCAGGTTCGACGGCGATGGGGAACATATCATTTCCACCTGGAAGATCCCCGACGAGATAAAGCAACTCTACGAAGGACGGGACGGCAGGATCTGGATCGGCACCAATGCGACCGGCCTCTACTACATCGATCCTTCGCAACCCGGCGTGCAACCGCGCTACTTTGCGGGAAAGCACCTGTCCAACATTTCCTGGATTCAACATCAAACCGCAGAAATCCTGTGGATCGGAACCGGGAAGGGGCTTTATAAAATCCATTTGCGTACGAAACGGATAACCTGCATTACCGGCCTTGCCAGTTTTTATATCCGGAGCCTCTATATTCCCGACGGTCGGGACGAAATATGGATTACCACCTACGCCAATGGCCTATTTCTTTTGAAGGGCAATAAACTGACGCAGTTCCCGGTGGACAAGGAGCAGTACCTCGCCAGCGCCCACTGCATGACAGAGGATAAGAACGGTTTCTTTTGGATAACGACCAATAAAGGGTTGTTCCAAATCAAAAGGAGTGACCTCCTGGCCTACGCACGTAAGCCCTTCGACTTGTATTATCACTATTACTCCAAAACCGCGGGCTTCAATACCAATGAATTCAATGGAGGTTGCCAGCCGTGCGCGCTAAGGGCGCCCGGGGGGCATCGTGTCTCTCCCGTCGATCGACGGCCTCGTGTGGTTCGTGCCGGAACAGACGCGACCGGAGCTCCCCGACGAGCAGATTTTCATCGACAGTTCGGGCGGCGACGATAG
- a CDS encoding HAMP domain-containing sensor histidine kinase has translation MSLPSIDGLVWFVPEQTRPELPDEQIFIDSSGGDDSTLTFDGNRVSVGAGVPQIVLKVTTPYFGDPYNLRMSYRIFKGDEPLTEWKALEENRAIAIPLHGGGNYTLRVRKANGFGKNNYSEMQVTIAVGRRWHETWWFRGIAVAAVLLLFYGILRQRIKAIKKQNLLLEAKVRERTEHLEKTLGVLSDSEKHLEQQVRLHIHMIASISHDIRTPVKHMSYALDYSQSLIEANNLDSAISFMKQLKLAVENMYHMVDNLVNFIKPELRGGYNTLSEVGLRDLIEEKVSLFRPIANASNGAIQVDVAPGETVLTDPKLLGIIVHNLIDNAIKIREGNRVKIYTRHEEAGMHLIFEDIGPGMPSELLTWLNAVDPDEHTNLPVGYEGLGLLLLKQISKFLRLELYVKNNPGACIHLFFGKDNATETTHR, from the coding sequence GTGTCTCTCCCGTCGATCGACGGCCTCGTGTGGTTCGTGCCGGAACAGACGCGACCGGAGCTCCCCGACGAGCAGATTTTCATCGACAGTTCGGGCGGCGACGATAGCACCTTGACATTCGATGGCAATAGGGTGTCGGTCGGGGCCGGGGTGCCGCAAATCGTTTTGAAGGTAACCACCCCCTATTTCGGGGATCCATACAATCTGAGAATGTCGTACCGGATCTTTAAAGGCGACGAACCCCTGACGGAATGGAAAGCCCTGGAAGAAAACAGGGCCATAGCCATTCCCCTGCACGGAGGAGGCAATTATACGCTGCGCGTGCGCAAGGCTAACGGCTTCGGGAAGAACAATTACAGTGAGATGCAGGTAACTATTGCCGTCGGGAGACGGTGGCATGAAACATGGTGGTTCCGGGGCATCGCCGTCGCGGCGGTCCTGCTGCTGTTCTACGGGATATTGAGGCAGCGCATCAAAGCGATCAAAAAACAAAACCTCCTATTGGAAGCCAAGGTCAGGGAGCGGACGGAGCATCTGGAAAAAACACTCGGCGTGCTGAGCGATTCTGAAAAACACCTCGAACAGCAAGTCAGGTTGCATATTCATATGATCGCGTCCATCTCGCACGACATTCGCACTCCGGTGAAGCATATGTCGTATGCACTGGATTACAGTCAGTCCCTGATCGAAGCAAACAACCTCGACAGCGCCATCAGCTTCATGAAACAGTTAAAGCTGGCCGTCGAAAACATGTATCATATGGTTGACAACCTGGTCAATTTCATCAAACCCGAGCTGCGCGGCGGGTACAATACGCTGTCGGAGGTCGGGCTGCGTGACCTGATCGAAGAAAAGGTTTCGCTTTTCAGACCGATCGCCAATGCAAGCAATGGTGCTATCCAGGTGGACGTGGCCCCCGGTGAAACCGTATTGACCGACCCTAAACTTTTGGGCATCATCGTCCATAATCTGATCGATAACGCCATCAAAATCCGGGAGGGAAACAGGGTCAAAATTTACACCAGGCATGAAGAAGCCGGAATGCACCTCATTTTTGAAGATATCGGCCCCGGCATGCCTTCCGAGCTGCTGACCTGGCTCAACGCGGTGGACCCTGACGAACATACCAATCTTCCCGTAGGCTACGAAGGCCTCGGCCTGCTCCTGCTGAAACAGATATCCAAGTTCCTGCGTTTGGAACTGTACGTTAAAAACAATCCGGGCGCATGCATCCACCTGTTTTTCGGGAAAGACAACGCGACCGAAACAACTCATAGATGA
- a CDS encoding NmrA/HSCARG family protein: MRSESKVHGIADSEYKPLITITGISGKQGRSVAHTLLASGRYRVRGITRRTDSPEALRLAAQGAQLIGLPLAPGYEKEYQEAFLGSDGVFLLTPNIVPPASYELELGKQLADAAVRAGVRHIVFSSLEDVDKISGGKIFAPHFTDKARIEAYIRTLPVVSSFIYMAFFYTNLMEFYTPVMKGDTLIFPIYLPENFPAPFVDPLTATGPAVLEIFSNPDQYAGKSLPVIGDIISPREMVDTFARVTGKKAEYSSAFSQEELLRHFPEFGSNETLVREISGMVTYAVEYGYFGKDRDLLWYKQINPDVLDWEQFLRTTSWKGQIISC, from the coding sequence ATGAGATCTGAATCGAAAGTACACGGTATCGCGGATAGCGAATACAAACCACTTATCACCATCACAGGCATTTCGGGCAAGCAGGGGCGCAGTGTTGCCCATACCTTGCTGGCAAGCGGGCGGTATCGCGTCCGCGGCATTACCCGGCGGACCGATTCTCCCGAGGCGCTCCGTTTGGCGGCGCAGGGAGCCCAATTGATCGGTCTTCCCCTTGCTCCCGGATACGAAAAGGAATATCAAGAAGCATTCCTCGGCTCGGACGGTGTTTTCCTGCTAACCCCAAACATCGTACCGCCGGCAAGTTACGAGCTGGAACTGGGCAAGCAGCTGGCCGATGCGGCTGTTCGTGCCGGCGTGCGGCATATCGTTTTCAGCAGCCTGGAAGACGTCGACAAAATCAGTGGAGGGAAAATATTTGCGCCCCACTTTACGGACAAAGCCAGGATCGAGGCGTACATCAGGACGTTACCGGTCGTAAGCTCTTTCATTTACATGGCTTTCTTTTATACGAACCTGATGGAATTTTATACGCCCGTTATGAAAGGGGATACGCTCATATTCCCGATATACCTGCCCGAAAACTTCCCCGCCCCGTTCGTCGACCCTCTTACCGCCACCGGCCCTGCCGTTCTGGAAATTTTCTCGAATCCCGACCAGTATGCCGGTAAATCGTTGCCGGTCATCGGCGACATCATTTCACCCCGTGAAATGGTCGATACCTTTGCGCGGGTCACCGGCAAAAAGGCTGAGTACAGTTCCGCGTTCTCGCAGGAAGAACTACTCCGTCACTTCCCCGAATTCGGTTCCAACGAGACGCTGGTCCGCGAGATTTCGGGAATGGTAACCTATGCCGTCGAATACGGCTATTTCGGAAAAGATCGTGACCTGCTTTGGTACAAACAAATCAACCCGGACGTGCTCGATTGGGAACAGTTCCTGCGAACCACGAGCTGGAAGGGACAAATAATTTCCTGTTGA
- a CDS encoding helix-turn-helix domain-containing protein encodes MEIECRGDFVEVNSKLYPCTVSLAMDLVGGKWKVVILYHLKDAPKRYSELRKEMPGVTERTLSLQLKQLEEDGLVARQVYGEKPPVRVVYSLTDFGKSCRPVLDAILGWGNEIASREGKFINVSMEGR; translated from the coding sequence ATGGAAATAGAATGTCGGGGTGATTTTGTAGAAGTCAACAGCAAGTTGTACCCGTGTACGGTAAGCCTGGCTATGGACCTGGTAGGGGGGAAGTGGAAGGTGGTTATCCTGTATCATTTGAAGGATGCCCCCAAACGGTACAGCGAACTTAGAAAAGAAATGCCGGGGGTAACCGAAAGGACATTAAGCCTGCAATTAAAGCAGTTGGAGGAAGATGGCCTTGTCGCCAGGCAGGTCTATGGGGAAAAGCCGCCTGTCAGGGTGGTTTACAGCCTGACGGATTTTGGCAAGTCGTGCCGGCCTGTACTGGATGCCATCCTTGGATGGGGTAATGAAATCGCCTCCCGAGAAGGCAAATTTATAAACGTTTCGATGGAGGGCCGGTAG
- a CDS encoding SDR family oxidoreductase: MKQANIFLTGATGTVGAQLVQRLASMQVPFKALVRSGSNAGVLKNLPLAEVTEGNLDNPASFEHALRGVETAFLLTNSSEKAESLQMNFVQAAYEAGVKHIVKLSQFAADESSPVRFLRYHARVEKRIRDLGFAYTFLRPNLYMQGLLAFKTHIRDSGRFFAAIGKARVSAVDVRDIAAVAAAALTQDGHRNKVYDITGPQSLSHYEMAGTFSTVLGKPVTFVDVTPAQMEAALQAAGFPEWQVGGLIEDYAHYARGEAQPVYDTVQRVTGQNAVTFKQFVREHSFLFR; encoded by the coding sequence ATGAAACAGGCAAACATCTTTCTGACAGGCGCTACCGGTACCGTGGGAGCGCAATTGGTTCAACGGCTGGCCTCCATGCAGGTACCTTTCAAAGCATTGGTGCGCAGCGGTTCCAATGCCGGAGTTTTAAAAAATTTACCCCTCGCCGAGGTCACGGAAGGGAATCTCGATAATCCCGCCAGTTTTGAGCATGCGCTCAGGGGCGTCGAAACGGCTTTTCTTTTAACGAATTCATCGGAAAAAGCCGAGTCTTTGCAAATGAATTTCGTTCAGGCCGCGTATGAGGCGGGGGTTAAGCACATTGTCAAGCTTTCCCAGTTCGCCGCAGACGAGTCTTCGCCTGTCCGGTTTCTACGGTATCACGCGAGGGTGGAAAAGAGGATCAGAGACCTGGGGTTCGCCTACACTTTCCTTCGTCCCAACCTGTACATGCAGGGCCTGCTGGCGTTTAAAACACACATAAGGGATAGCGGCCGTTTTTTTGCGGCTATCGGCAAGGCGAGGGTAAGCGCTGTCGATGTGAGGGACATCGCGGCGGTTGCGGCAGCTGCCCTGACGCAGGACGGGCACCGAAACAAGGTTTACGACATCACGGGGCCGCAATCGCTCAGCCATTACGAAATGGCCGGGACATTTTCCACGGTGCTGGGCAAACCCGTTACGTTTGTAGACGTAACGCCTGCACAAATGGAAGCGGCTTTACAGGCCGCAGGTTTTCCCGAATGGCAGGTAGGAGGGCTGATCGAAGACTACGCACATTATGCGCGGGGCGAGGCGCAGCCGGTGTACGACACCGTGCAGCGCGTTACGGGGCAGAATGCGGTCACTTTCAAACAGTTTGTCAGGGAACATAGCTTTCTATTTCGCTGA